From a single Oreochromis niloticus isolate F11D_XX linkage group LG4, O_niloticus_UMD_NMBU, whole genome shotgun sequence genomic region:
- the LOC100704296 gene encoding acidic repeat-containing protein encodes MASLRSLILALLLVLLCSFHTPLAPTAKAQDLPFPSEQGLMADDDDDDDDDDDDDDDDDDDDDDDDDDDDDDDDDDDDDDDDDDDDDDDDDDDDDDDDDDDDDDDDDDDDDDDDDDDDDDDDDDDDDDDDDDDDDDDDDDDDDDDDDDDDDDDDDDDDDDDDDDDDDDDDDDDHEDDDDDEDSIYHKGSVCSYCEFCEHCDSCDKCPCEEGDTSEHCDDCKMCSFCNVCPVCQTVCKPGGFLDEVTGSIYKTVADVFDEDDDDVN; translated from the exons ATGGCATCATTGAGAAGTTTGATTCTTGCactgttgttggtgctgctctGCTCTTTCCACACCCCACTGGCACCTACTGCCAAGGCACAGGATCTGCCATTCCCTTCTGAGCAGGGTCTGATGGCTGACGATGACGACGACGACGATGACGACGACGACgatgacgacgatgatgatgatgacgatgatgatgatgatgatgatgatgatgatgatgatgacgacgatgatgatgatgacgatgatgatgatgacgacgacgatgatgatgacgacgacgatgatgatgacgacgatgatgacgacgacgacgatgatgatgacgatgatgacgatgatgacgatgatgacgatgacgacgacgatgatgacgatgatgacgacgacgacgatgatgatgatgacgacgacgatgatgacgacgacgatgatgatgacgacgatGATGACGACGATGACGATGACGACGACGATGACGACGACGACGATGACgacgacgacgatgatgatgatgacgatcaTGAAG ATGACGACGACGATGAAGACAGTATTTATCACAAGGGCTCTGTGTGCTCATATTGTGAATTCTGTGAG CACTGTGACAGCTGTGATAAATGTCCTTGTGAGGAGGGAGACACCTCCGAGCACTGTGATGACTGCAAG ATGTGCAGTTTCTGCAATGTGTGTCCTGTTTGCCAAACCGTTTGTAAGCCTG GAGGATTTCTGGATGAAGTGACTGGATCGATCTACAA GACTGTAGCTGACGTCtttgatgaagatgatgatgatgtcaacTAA